A window from Triticum aestivum cultivar Chinese Spring chromosome 6D, IWGSC CS RefSeq v2.1, whole genome shotgun sequence encodes these proteins:
- the LOC123141353 gene encoding urease accessory protein D, with the protein MELVAVADGGPATAAEATPTPTPTGVVRVEKVRGRSAVTRCFAKYPLKIIVPSKVGPASSGAVWLYVLTYGGGIVSGDKISCAVTVGDGCTAAMTTQASTKVYKAVGSKCSEQVLEATVGKDALLAVIPDPVTCFSTARYYQKQVFHVSGDSNLVIVDWFTSGRYESGEKWDFNSYKSVNHILLEEYQPLFIDSVLLEQGSDCTIAERMQEYNVVAMVVLLGPKLKHIQDQMQDEVKNMMSVQLHPPTSGGGRYAARPQALHPQSPPLVASCSPFSRMGTGMVARIVAVSTESVYTFLRHHLAALEPFLGVTPYSSS; encoded by the exons ATGGAATTGGTGGCGGTCGCCGACGGAGGGCCGGCGACGGCGGCCGaggcgacgccgacgccgacgccgacgggcGTGGTGCGGGTGGAGAAGGTGAGGGGAAGGTCGGCGGTCACCCGGTGCTTCGCCAAGTATCCGCTCAAGATCATCGTCCCCTCCAAG GTGGGccccgcctcctccggcgccgTCTGGCTCTACGTCCTCACCTATGGCGGTGGCATCGTCTCC GGGGATAAGATCTCCTGCGCGGTGACAGTCGGTGACGGGTGCACGGCGGCGATGACGACGCAGGCCTCCACCAAG GTTTACAAGGCTGTGGGTTCAAAATGTTCTGAGCAGGTACTAGAG GCAACAGTTGGAAAAGATGCACTGCTTGCAGTTATTCCAGATCCTGTAACCTGCTTCTCAACCGCTCGATATTACCAGAAGCAAGTGTTTCACGTATCTGGGGATTCAAACTTGGTCATTGTAGATTGGTTTACAAGTGGCCGGTATGAGAGTGGAGAAAAATGGGACTTCAATTCCTACAAGAGTGTTAACCACATTCTTTTGGAAGAGTATCAGCCTCTGTTTATTGACTCG GTTCTATTGGAACAGGGCTCAGATTGTACTATTGCTGAGCGGATGCAGGAATATAACGTCGTTGCGATGGTTGTATTATTGGG GCCAAAGTTGAAGCACATACAAGATCAGATGCAAGACGAAGTAAAGAACATGATGTCTGTACAACTGCATCCTCCCACCTCCGGTGGAGGCCGCTATGCCGCAAGGCCACAGGCCCTACACCCCCAGAGCCCCCCACTCGTTGCCTCTTGCAGCCCATTCAGTCGCATG GGGACTGGCATGGTCGCTCGGATAGTGGCGGTGAGCACTGAGTCCGTATACACCTTCCTGAGACATCATCTGGCAGCGCTTGAACCGTTCCTTGGCGTCACCCCTTATTCTTCGTCATGA